taattatttatattaaaaaaataaaaatatatagtattagttaattaaattatataaaatatgatttcaaaaaattatcaaatcaatagtgaaaatttttttacagtaatttatttttattatctaaatattttttatataatagttattcaatttttataaatatatatttaatactatatttattattaaaataaaaaatacaataatttctaataataaaatataataaaacttttataataattatcaataatgtattatattaaaaagtaataaaaaatcaaaaagttAGTAATAATcagtataataaattatatttattatattaaagtaggaattaaaaaaatcatatattaataatgatgataaaaataataaattgcatttaatatataaattttataaatgtataaaataataaattttattattttatattgataaaaataattaaaaatatataaaaaatataaatttatgcatgatatgattATATAAGATTAATTATGCACTTACAATCTCTTATATATTTTTGCTACTATTCAGATGGAATACATataatatcaattaattaataatattgattataatttttgtataatttatttattattcaaaataaaaataaaaataaaatataactattaaaatttttattttattataattaatatgttatattaaaaaattataaaaaatttaaaagtcatatactgataaaaaattaaaaggttatatataaattataataataaatattataaattttatttattatgaatatattaattaataatattattaaatataaaaatataatttaaaaataaaaataaaaatattaaattcatcatttaaatacaaatatataaattataaatttaagaagGGCACTTAACATAACtatatcaatttaaaaatattgtgacttttaattttttattatgtaatttttaattttttataattttttaatataatatattaatcacaataaaataaaaatcttaatatatatatcttatttttatttttagtaataaataaaatgtaaaaaaattataattaatattattaataaattaatactatATATTTTCTGTcttttttatatgaataataaCAAATTGATAAATGCACaattaactttttataattatgtcttacataaatttataattttttatatatttataattttatttttatataaaataatgattaatatatattaaatacaatttattatttttcattattattaatatatgatgaatattataataaaaatttagaataaaaataatatatcattatttttaattataattataatattatttttattataatattatgaatattgtttttaatataatatttattataatattcttcttcttctttcttcttcttcttctgaaatttcacattgaaagaagggtatttttgaaaaaaattatcacatctcacctttgactctttgaccaaacggtttaaatggacagaagcactacgaatttggacggaaaagaaagtgagagacttaagtgttgggtggccaaaatagagggacagaagtgttaattacgttaaacctcagggactaaaaagtaaatttccctatttataatattatttttttgatataAGGAACATGATCTCGCTCTATTtatttctcttctttctctaTATATCTCTTTTCTCTTGGATTTAGAATAAAATCatagtataattatttaaagaatgaaaatgtaaataaagaattatgcagtaatttattataaaaaattaaatatagttAATATTTCTTAACAGAAAAATCctaataaaatctaaatattaggtttatttatttcacagtaaatatttttttaattttttaacatctCGAACAttcagaaaaattaattaacaaaatatattttaaaaaaaagtcatttttttattttaaaaatcttattaagttatttatatataaatttggtaatatattttattttttaaattaaaattaaataataaaatattaattatttaaaaaaatttccataaaatatttttcaagttaTTTTCCGAAATTAAATGTCTGAGGGACGAGTCAATCATTTCTAGTCCAATCAAACTTTTAGatttaatatatgaaaattgCCAAAGACTTGGGAacatagaaaagaaaagaaaagaaaagaaaagaaaagaagacaagtgaggaagaagaaaaataaaactctaGTGCCTTAATCCAATACAACTTTCTGACAATGAATTTCACCCTTGCAATAATAAGCTGTAATTACTCTGGAATTGGTTTCCCACTCCAAACTGAGACATCAGTAGCCAAACAAAAGTAACAAGCTCTCCACCCTTGCTTAATTGCACGGCATGAGAAGTTGCATTGCAATGACTTGCAGCATACGACAGCATCTCCACCCACACTTGGCTCAGTATTTTCCATTTCTGCTCTCTCAATTTTCTCAGCTCTTTCGCCAGCATACTTGCTGTGAACAATACAGATAAGCTTCCATCTCTCTTCAATTCTGCAGGCTTAAACTCTGTGTTCACTTCAAGAATCAATCTGCATGCTTTCTTCAGATTATTTGATCTTATGCctctttttttgaaaaatctttTAGCATCAGCACATGTATCTTCAAACCTTAGCTTACTGATTCCAGCCACTGCTGCCATCATAGTTGGCTGCATAATTAGAAGATACAGCATGTAATCTGACAGAATCTTACTGAATTCTCTTTCATTGCTGCAATTGTCAATTCCCTTTTTATCATTACACAAGAGCTCAGTAGCAATGTGCCACATCAAGACACTCTCATCGTATCtgacatcaacaacataatccATTAAGTCACTTCCGTTTTTGTCTAAACCATGACTTTGGAGAACCcattcacctctggctgaacATATTTTCCTTGCAGTTTCCGGATCTTCAATCAAACGAGATTTCATTTGCAGCTCACCGAATATAAATGCCCAAAGCTCCGGAGTCAGCGGTTTGCTGGACGCATACTTTAACTCATCCAGAAAATCTTTGAGACCCACAAGATCAATGAGTCCTCTCTTCAAACTATTCAGGCATTGGATAACTTTATCAATGCACAAAAATTGAATGACTTTATCAATGCACAAAAACTGAATGACCTTTCTAGAACTAATGTTTATGCATTGACTAGCAATTTTACCAATACCCAGATAGCAGATGACTCTCTGGATGCTGTGCATCACATTGTGGATTTTCCTTGGACGTTGTTTGAGACAATATCTTATCAAGTTGTAGCCTGGGACAGATTCAGACCAGCTGCGAAAAGGAATGCATGTACGCAGAGTTGTATGTTTGTCTGGTTCACAAACATACATCTTTGGTCTCTTTAGAATGAGGAAATTGCGGAAGACACGCAACACCCAGTGAATGAGGAATTTGCTGAAGAGACGCAACACCGAGTGAGATCTATCTTCAGGACTCGGCAAGCTCTCCAGAACAGCCACTATTGTCCAGTTAGAGAAAATGGCCATGAGGATGGATACTCCATCGAGTCCTATGGCGCCAAGCAGCAGGGCATAAGTGACCTTGACATCAAACGGATCAAAGCCATGCTTCTTCACATAAAAATGAAAGGTTGCAAGGGCTGCCAAGACTGAACTACAAGAAATGAAGCGTAAAATCATACCCAACATGGAATGCACAACGACCACCTTTGTGTACAGAACATCATAGAGAAAATTGAGCTCTGCTGCTATTACTTTGAAAGCATCTTCTGCAGATATGCTATTGAAGACGTATCGACTCTTATCGCGCTCCTGGAAGCTGTAAATGATATCAACAATGAGtcctttgaagattttgaagtACTTATGAGCCTCCTGAAGCACATCAAGATCCTCTAATTTTCTATTGTGGAGGCAAAAATCAGTAGCTTCTCTTTGGTTCTCTGTTTTCACCTCTGGGATTTCCTCTGGGTTCTCTGTTTTCACCTCTGGGCGTTCCTCTGGTTTCTTTGAAGCTACTGCCTCTGCAAACTTGGCAAAATTGATTCCAGGATCTGGTTTTCTGAGCATAGAAGCTCTGAATTTATCCTTGCTAGCAAGATACAAAGAATAAGTCCGCTCTAAATATTTAATAGTCCCAGCAAGAAACAAGAGAGCTGTTGGGATAATCACCTTGTTCTTGCGAAGATTTCGAAAGAAAACATAACCAGTAGTAGCAACCTGAACAATGAACGCAAGCAGATGCCTAAGCCACAACTGGTTGTCCTCAAGAGCAAATGCAGTGATGGTGTCAGGACCACCAAGATGCAGCAATAAAAAAGGAGCCCAGAAAGCCAAAAGTTGACTGTTCTCAGCAGGGGATACATCATCAGGAGGACTGCTCTTGCCATTGAAGATGAGTCCCACTGCAAAGTTTGCTGTTGCATCTGCAAGCAAGTAACTTGACCATACTAACAAATTCACAATCTTATTTGAAGTCCACTTCCTGGAGGGAGCTAGCCCTATGAGAAGGATCTGCAATGCAAGGCTGAATTGAACAACAACTCTGATATTCCAGTGTTCCCACATATACTTAACACGTTCAGTAATGGAATTAGCCATTTCTTCTCTCTTCGATGGAGCTCAATCCCACCTGTGCTTGAGGATTTGTTAGAACAATTGAATGCTCGAGCTCTGTTGAGTATGAAAGACAACATGTACTATTTAGCAATGAAGTCAACTTTTTGAGGTCGTCTTTTATGTACATATATTTTAAAAGGGAggccattatttaatttttagatattaatattatttttttaataaggtattaaattattataagttAATATTGTATTTTTATCTGTTAATCATTAATAAAAGGCAATTTACAATAACATCCCTGAGTTTTGACAAAATATGCAGCTTAGTCCTTGCTCGTTTAATGAAAAGTAATTTAGTACTCGAATTTAATTATGTTAACAAAATAGTCCTTCTactaaaatttactattaaattataatagtttaatttttaaaatttcatttttattgacaatttattctctttaattttaatatttattgacaattcaataccttaaaaaatttatatttaaaaaattaaaagatgtaAATGttaatttcattataatttaaGGATagacaaatattatattttgacaTTCAATTTAGTAAATCacaatataagaattaaattgtgGAGTTTTAAAAACAGATtagaaatttactatttagttattGAATATTGCAATTATTAATAAGTCggtctatatttttaaaaaattattaaaatatttttatttttttatcaacgaaatagttattccattcttttttattaaaaatagatgaagaatgaaaaaaaatatatctaaaatttaatttggccTCAATGTAAAggcaaataaataaagaaatcaaAACATGGAATTCTTACataattactatttaaattcaaaGCATTATATTATACTCGCTCTTCTTTTCAATTTAATGGCGCTAAACCAGATAATTAACTGGAGCACAATTTTATTTCAATCATATCATTTATAtgcttaaaataaatttaactttatttagatttgtgatttaaaaattaaaaaaaatattttaaatattattaaaaattaatctaaaatatttaattattatataatttataattgaaatatatGCAGTAAATTGCATAAGTTTAACTCCCTAACATAAAATCACTTCAATTTCTATTTaagtaatataaaaattcatttaaacagtaataacagaattctaaattaatttattgattatggtacttgttaaattatatatatatatatatatatatatatatatatacatatcatgtataatatttaattaattttttaatatttaaaaaaataaaaaaaattatttaattcatttaaatggttattcaatttttttaatatatatgcttGTCTCTTATATGCTTGAACAATCGCAAACTGGGTTGGGCAATTGAACAAGCTTCCCCATTTAACTGGGTTGCACTTATATGCTTGTCTCTTATCTGGAACCATTTCATCTCCTGTCTCTGTTAACTTTACTTCACTTGCAGTCATATACCTCAGCTTTAACTCATTCAGCTCAAGGTTCCCTGTCTGGCTTGCCAACATCAGCAGCCTGGTATCCATTGATTTGAGCTTTAGCGGCTTGAAGGTTGGAAGATTGCCACATGTgtttagtgaagattgccataTTGGCTTGGTAGCCTTAAAAATCTGGTTGTTCTTGATCTGGAGTACAACTCACTTCAAGGTCCAATCCCTGTTTTAGACAAATTGAAAAAACTAGTTGTGCTCAAGCTTGCTGAAAATGAACTGAATGGTACTCTCCCTGATAGTTTACAGCAACTTTCTGAGCTGTATGAACTGGATTAGGGAAGGCAGTCGGGCGGGTTTTCACGGGTATCCGATCTGCTCAAATCCTATTAGGGAACGGATTTAGGTTTTTACAAAACAGATTTGGGCGGATtcggatttgaaaaattttagccATCTCGGATTCGGGTAAGGTTCGGGATTAGgtgatcggatacccgttacccgaactCGATTAACtatactaacaaaactaaccctaatccctaatttattttttcattttactctttcctctcttcgtctacgtctctctctctccctcgctTCCCTTCCCATAGTTCTCAGTCACGcgtctcccccacttcactgacgactgccggcagcccaatcagcaatatctccttctctctctccagcggCGACATCTCCGACTTCCCAGTTgaagacaactcttccctctgCCCGGTCGGCGTCGACCATATCTCCTCCTCTCTCCCCAATCGGGTGAAATTTACTCTTTTCGATTTAGGCTTCTCTCCCCCGCACTTCACTGACGCTAGAGACAACCCTTCTCTCCTCAATCGGCGACATCTGCTTTGACTAGAACTCTCTTCAGGTTTCAAGatcttttatgtgtatgttcttaaagaattttataatttatgaactattaatctgattatttggatatgttaaaaaatctaattatttgctatttgattaatgtaatactattgatttttaaaatttatggacaattaatctaattatttgattataaatcattatttgctGGGTTGCTGAATTGCTGGTTCTTGTCATTAAACATTTAACTGTTAGATAGTTTATTTGGTTTTgttattgaattgaattaaaaaaattatttgttgaGTTGTTGTTTCTTGTCATTGAACATTTCTCCTCCTACTGCTGGTTTGCTGGTTTGTATATTGTgcgggtattgttaaacggGTTCGGAACGGGTTcagatagtaaaattaaaatattaaacgggtttgggacgggttcgggAATTGTATATATAATCGGATTCGGATTTGGGTACTCTCAATTTTGCGGGtacctacccgtttacatccctaaacTGGATGTTTCAAACAATCACTCAGACAGGAATAGTTTCTGAATCACATTTCTCAAAGCTAAGCAAATTGAAAGACTTGGATTTGTCTGGAAACTTTTTCATTTTGAATGTCACTTCCTTTTGGGTTCCTCCATTTCAGTTGGAGTCTCTTTACATTAGTTCATGCATTCTGAATTCCTCATTTCCTGTGTGGCTTAAATCCCAAAGCAACATCATTTATCTACATTTCTCAAATGTCAGTGTTTCAGGA
This region of Manihot esculenta cultivar AM560-2 chromosome 10, M.esculenta_v8, whole genome shotgun sequence genomic DNA includes:
- the LOC110624354 gene encoding uncharacterized protein LOC110624354 translates to MANSITERVKYMWEHWNIRVVVQFSLALQILLIGLAPSRKWTSNKIVNLLVWSSYLLADATANFAVGLIFNGKSSPPDDVSPAENSQLLAFWAPFLLLHLGGPDTITAFALEDNQLWLRHLLAFIVQVATTGYVFFRNLRKNKVIIPTALLFLAGTIKYLERTYSLYLASKDKFRASMLRKPDPGINFAKFAEAVASKKPEERPEVKTENPEEIPEVKTENQREATDFCLHNRKLEDLDVLQEAHKYFKIFKGLIVDIIYSFQERDKSRYVFNSISAEDAFKVIAAELNFLYDVLYTKVVVVHSMLGMILRFISCSSVLAALATFHFYVKKHGFDPFDVKVTYALLLGAIGLDGVSILMAIFSNWTIVAVLESLPSPEDRSHSVLRLFSKFLIHWVLRVFRNFLILKRPKMYVCEPDKHTTLRTCIPFRSWSESVPGYNLIRYCLKQRPRKIHNVMHSIQRVICYLGIGKIASQCINISSRKVIQFLCIDKVIQFLCIDKVIQCLNSLKRGLIDLVGLKDFLDELKYASSKPLTPELWAFIFGELQMKSRLIEDPETARKICSARGEWVLQSHGLDKNGSDLMDYVVDVRYDESVLMWHIATELLCNDKKGIDNCSNEREFSKILSDYMLYLLIMQPTMMAAVAGISKLRFEDTCADAKRFFKKRGIRSNNLKKACRLILEVNTEFKPAELKRDGSLSVLFTASMLAKELRKLREQKWKILSQVWVEMLSYAASHCNATSHAVQLSKGGELVTFVWLLMSQFGVGNQFQSNYSLLLQG